The Leptidea sinapis chromosome 39, ilLepSina1.1, whole genome shotgun sequence DNA segment GATACGATCAAATGGTgatcattaattaaataatcattgaaaAATGACAATTATTTAGAAGTATTATATGCTCACCTAGAACAGGCTTCATCAACATCAGGCACCAGGATACCGATGTGACCAAAACCTCTTGGATCAGAATTTCCATTATGGTATGTTGTTGTATCATTTTCTGTTCCCCAATTActggaaaaattaaataacattgtaCAGTTTTAAACAAAAACAGAATCAGCAACCAAATCAACACCTAGGAAAGTGCTACCGTATGGTAGCACTTCACTACATTTCGTTAAGGCGagactaaatgccagcgaccttgagcgataggagttcacggctgccggcacgccatctatgtaacaaaaccaaaattttcaaaattcttgcgtggaaaacagtttatatgcttacaatcctcgttattcactactaatctgaataaatgaacctacacaaaaaagtacaagctataagaataacttttctgagagaagtaccaaaaaaatgcgtcacgccatgccaaaaagcTTGTTTAagttcaaagaaaagtggtagttcaaaaaggctcggcagtgttaactataaccaacagcaagcataagcaacctacaaataatacttaaggatatgtgtaacaggattaagtagtgttcacagctcgaaatgctatactttcatcacaaaacttgtctaaaaacaccatgtttgcgtgttttctgcttactcttcgccttaatgtgACAACAGGGCCAAAAGTGCGCCATTTTCACGTACAAATGAGATgtagatcaaatcaaatcaaaatcactttattcatgtaggtcacggatatgacacttatgaatgtcaaaataaaataaaaatgattgaatcttccactacttcgtaaagggttgagctaatgagaagaagtagcaagaaactcattgccactctttttaatcaagatttacattttcatcgttttacaaatctcaaatctcaaaaatcaaaatttcaattacaatataatatgtaaagtgatgcaacaaacatactcaaacgtcaaatagttaaTGCCTTACAAATGTTCATGTCCTACGGAATTCTTACGCGTGAGTTACATGGCACATATAGTATGTTTCAGTTTTTGTTTATCTCTTTCATAAggttattttaagttatttgtatttatgtttacCTActatatgtattaaataaacattcatcTTTCTAGTTatagaaattaacaaaatataacaaaagcCCAAGACTTAAGATGCCTTGTAACTCTAAGGCGCCATCTCCACGAGCGAGCGAGAGAATCGCGGTATAtcattatatctaatatataaaattctcatgtcgcggtgtttgtagttaaactccttcgaaacggcttgaccgattctcatgaaatttgagtgcatattgggtaggtctgagaatcggacaacatctatttttcatccccctaaatgttaagggtggacccacacgccaatttttttttgtattttcttggcattatttttttaattttcttggcatttttttttaatttgtttgattatgagtcagcattaaaaaatacatacaacttcaaatattcacccatctacgatcaacagttacttttgtatcgcgattttaatatcggcaatacaacgtttgctgggtcagctagtatatgtataatattatcgtCGTGCCACGTATTTCTATATACATACTCGAGGAGTGGTAATGTGGCGTGCGCGCGTAATGTTGTCGTATCGCCTCGGTATCGTGTCACCGCGCGCTCTCTTAACAATCCAAACTCCCAAAggttatcattaaaaaatggtattatctcattgttacagttaacaataattatgtgaATTGAATAATCTATACTGTTATCATTATCATTGGTTTCATTTCGTCTCCCTAACCGCCAATTTCAATATCCAATCTTTAATATTACCTGAATATCCATGTCCatcttcatttttaaattataaataaataatagaggaAGCgagtggagcgaatgagtgaagaaagaatgacaaATCAAATATAGGAAATCAAACATAGGAAAGCGTGTGTCGTCGCGGTCACGAAATATTTCGTAGGACTTTAatattcgtcgaccaaattagGGACATTCTgaaaaaaggaaaggtccgaaccACCCAGAACCGGGAAGCAGGTATGAAAGGAAAGCGTGTGTCGTCGCGGTCACAAAATATTTCGTAGGACTTTAatattcgtcgaccaaattagGGACATTCTgaaaaaaggaaaggtccgaaccACCCAGAACCGGGAAGCAGGTATGAAAAGAGTGATGAATGTAGTGGAAGCGCGAGAGGTTTATAAGGATAAAAGCAAGTGGGGTTCTGTTGTACAACctcaaataaatttacaattatacggttatcttttttatttcctCACGATCAAAGTAAAAAGCAGAATGTACTTGAGCGTAATACAGATTTTACCCAAGACTTAACTATCCATATACATACCGGCATAtgcattaaattcaaattcaaatatttttattcaaaataggatttaaaatcacttattgaacgtcaaaaactaccacccattcaaaagagactgcctcagacctgagaagaatgggcgcacgaaactcagcgggctttttttatataaaatatggattacaatgagatatcgtacaataaacatttataattaaagagcctgagggtgttcgctgtATTCCCATTCCGTGGtggtttatgctatagtaacctttcccacacaaacgtttttaacaattctttaaaatttcgttacatatttgttttgtacattttctggaatcatattgtagaagcatatacatcgcccaacaaaagacttactaactcgacccaaccgagtagtatgcataacaagtttaagtttgttcctcatgttaacattatgaatgacACAGTTTCTGgaaaattcttcaatgtgcttatgaacatacagaacattatcaaaaatgtattgagaagcaacagttaaaatgtttctcTTAATGactctttaggacctaggttataaatagcgcgaatagccctcttctgcagcacaaagatggtagtAATATTgaccgcactgccccataacaatataccataggacataatactatgaaaataactataaGTATACTAATCGCGCCGTGTCTATGTCAATTAactgtctaattttcttaaccgcatatgctgcagaactagcctattcgccaatccttcaatatgggggccccactgcaatttggaatcaagagtaatacCAAGAAAAACAGAAGATTCCACTGGGTTTACCACCTCtccacttaataaaataaaattagctaAAACAGCTAACTACTCAGTGTATACTCTAAAAATctactattgtaaaataaacataGTTGTTAATTGCATGGCGTCCATTGAGGAATTAATTATCCAGGTATTTATAACCTGTATAGTTGGAATAGATATATAAGGTCTAACTTGATTGCAGGTGATATTAATCCTCAGATAGATACATACGTTTTGGTATACTCACTAGGTCAACTCTAATGTAGCTTTTCTACTCATTGCCCATGCTGTTCTGTCTGCATCATTCTTTGGAATATCTGCTGGGTTCTCATAGCCCATGAAGAACAGAGAGAATTTCATTTCAGGGAAGTGCAGTTGCTTGAGCAGTGTCATGCCGAGAACACCAGTGTAAAATGGAATTGATTTCCTAGGGTCTTTGATGCGATACATTGTCTGTTGAAACATGAAGTCCTGGaaattttagtgaattttttACTATCATTCTTGCGCCTTTGTTGCATTAAGCTAAGTGTTAAGTTTGTGTTAAGCAAGAAATCTAGAAGCTAAAAACTCACTACtgctcaaaaattgttttcattgcAGTTGAGCAACTGAGTTTTATTTTTGCAAGATGAACAGGGTGCAAAATGACTATTTTCAAAGATTGGATGTAGATTTTTCTAAATATGTGTCATCTTGCTTttctcatttgttttatttatatcactGTCACCACAGTGTCTATTTATTTGACACTATGTAAGCTCATGATGAGGAATGGGTTGTGGTGATCATATACCATCACTACATACGGCATGTGAACTGTATGTATCtattttatgtacctacttatCAAAGATAACATAATACGTAAGATCTTCAAATGAATTGCTACATCGTAACTGATTAATTATTTTCGCGTTCTAGGAGGTTTGAATTAAATGATAATTCAACTTATTGTTCATTAATCCAAGCGTAGTTGAGTTTACTGTGACTATTAAATGTATAATGTAATATGTCATCATACCTTGGTAGAAGGGTTTGGAGTTTGGCATAATGCTTCAATTTCTTGCGGTGCAAAACCCTCACCAGCCATGTTTCtaaacagaaaataatattaaatcaaagttTCTGAAGTATATTGTGCCTTAGTAAGATCTTATCAATTCACAAGATGAACAAGTTACGCCGGTAGTAGTAGAAAGTTGTCCATTACTTACAGGTTTAATGATCAATATGGGTCGAGAGGCTAAAGTGTGAAACAACGTAGATtgttaatttttgatgtttttgttTGCGGACTGCTAAGAGTACAATAGGATATCAatcgtaattaattaaaaaataaaaatattattcggTCCAACCAGTGTCGTCTCATGTAAAGAAACAACAGCTGGACAGCTGTGAGCTGACATTGACAATATTAGTAATCAGCAGTCAGCTTGACATTTGgcccaataaataaacaatattttttggtGTTTATAGCTCGGCTACTAAGACCTTGTTTTGAGCCAACTCTAGCTTTGGTTTGATTTTTACTGCtgacagcaatttttattatttattttgtcgcATGGCAGGCAATCGCAAAAGCAGTGTTGCTGACTGCATGCTTCACATCGAGCTTGTCATTGCCCGCTACAAATGCAAAAAATAGGAGCGGCCGCATTGAAATGAATTGAATACCTGATTCAACCTTGCGTTAAGACTGTTACAGTGGCGTAGCGTGGGTTTTATCCGCCCGGGAACGATGGGAAAATTATCTCTTAAAATGTCAGGATATATTTTACAAGGCATaactttattaacttattacTAGGTACAAACAACTTGGATCTTCTATTATACATGAatctcaataattaataaattattgatggCCAAACCAGTTATTTCTTCTAAACTTGCTTGTAAATGTGGTTGCACATGGTCTGGTAGCTGCTGCTGTCATTGATTCATCATCTAATTCATAAAAACTCTAAACAAAAAAGATGTTGATGAATgaatcaattatatttaaatatttatcatacatTCATTGTGGGATTTTCTTTTCCACAACAAGTCATTGGCACCATACATTTGTACTACTAGATGGAACTATTTCATTGTCCAATCTGTGTATTGCCGTAAAAACAATTTGCAATCCTTCCAACTTTCCAAGCTCCTTGTGGAGCGAAAGATGCGTTTTCAAAAGTCAAAACCCGGGGTACTTTCAAGATCAGCAACTTGTAGACTCAGTATAATACTCTTTTACTGTCACACgtatcatctttttttttatggaataggaggacaaacgagcgtacgggtcacctggtgttaagtgatcaccgccgcccacattctcttgcaacaccagaggaatcacaagagcgttgccggccttaaaggaaggtgtacgcgctttttttgaaggtacccatgtcgtatcgtcccggaaacaccgcacaaggaagctcattccacagcattgtagtacgcggaagaaagctccttgaaaaccgtactgtggaggaccgccacacatcaggtggtggggatgatattttaacttgtggcgagtcgtgcgaaggtggaattctgcggcaggaatcaggttaaacagctcttcggaacactccccgtgataaatgcggtagaagacacacaatgaagcgacgtctctacacaacgccaagtgatccagccgttcgcagaacactgggttcccgacaattcgagctgctctgcgttgcacgcggtcaaatggatcgagctgatactggagtgcgccagaccagagatgatagcaatactccatgtgtggccggacctgcgctttgtagagcgctagaatgtgggccggcttgaagtattgccgtgctctattgatgacgtccagcttcttcgaagccaatttggctttgccctccagatggccacgaaattggcaatcgctcgagatttcgagaccaagtattccgatactaggcgaggctttaagggaagtgttgtcgaagagcgtgatacgacaaatggggtttttttagtggtaaacgcgcaaacttgagtcttctgggggttaaattggacaactttcaacttaccccattccgcgaccttctcgagagaggactcgatagaagacacaagtttctcccggcactggtcgacgatttcccgagagagacctgcatggcccgtgtatacggcatcaccagtgctgtcgtctgcatagcaatgtatgttggaggtgtccaacatatcattgatatgcagaagaaacagcgtgggagatagcacacagccttggggcactccagcattcatgggcttcgggttcgagcaatatccgtcgacaacgacctgtatgctgcgcccagtgaggagctgg contains these protein-coding regions:
- the LOC126976202 gene encoding lactoylglutathione lyase, which produces MAGEGFAPQEIEALCQTPNPSTKDFMFQQTMYRIKDPRKSIPFYTGVLGMTLLKQLHFPEMKFSLFFMGYENPADIPKNDADRTAWAMSRKATLELTYNWGTENDTTTYHNGNSDPRGFGHIGILVPDVDEACSRFEEQGVKFIKKPQDGKMKGLAFIQDPDGYWIEIFTTKSVA